From a single Candidatus Cetobacterium colombiensis genomic region:
- the fic gene encoding protein adenylyltransferase Fic, with product MILENKLNIKNQIELSKVEEKISKQKAKQLFDSGDINKVQIGTFEGLQYIHKYLFQDIYDFAGKIRTVNIAKGNFRFAPLMYLEHSLKYIDTMPGTTFEEIIEKYVEMNIAHPFREGNGRATRIWLDLILKENIKQVIDWNLVDKDEYLSAMERSVVKDIEIKYLLRAALTTEINDRNLFMKGIDISYYYEGYSEFTTEEV from the coding sequence ATGATTCTAGAAAATAAATTAAATATTAAAAATCAGATAGAACTTTCAAAAGTAGAAGAGAAGATTAGTAAGCAAAAAGCAAAGCAACTTTTTGATTCTGGAGATATTAATAAAGTACAAATAGGAACTTTTGAAGGACTTCAATATATTCATAAATATCTATTCCAAGATATATATGATTTTGCAGGGAAAATAAGAACAGTTAATATAGCTAAAGGAAATTTTCGTTTTGCTCCATTAATGTACTTAGAACATTCATTAAAATATATAGATACTATGCCTGGAACAACTTTTGAAGAAATTATTGAGAAATATGTAGAAATGAATATTGCTCATCCTTTCCGTGAAGGAAATGGAAGAGCAACTCGTATATGGCTTGATTTGATATTAAAGGAAAATATTAAGCAAGTAATTGATTGGAATCTTGTTGATAAAGACGAATATTTATCGGCTATGGAGAGAAGTGTTGTTAAAGATATAGAAATTAAATATCTTTTAAGGGCTGCTCTAACTACTGAAATCAACGATCGTAATTTATTTATGAAAGGAATTGATATTAGTTATTACTATGAAGGGTATAGTGAATTCACTACAGAGGAAGTATAA
- a CDS encoding AAA family ATPase: MSKKKLPIGVSDFKEIIEDNYYYVDKTNFVAEILEKRAKATLITRPRRFGKTLSMTTLKYFLDIRNGEENRKLFQGLNIERTEYMEEQGKYPVIYLTLKDCEGKTYSAFLDKFKSLLSKLFSDHEYLMEKLNAREFKEFNKIWLEEKDGKYDEALNFLANILYKYTGLKPVILIDEYDAPMIKANEHGYYDEIKDFIGGFYGSALKDGVAAFSVITGILRVAKESIFSTLNNLKVSTILSEDFPYFGMEEWEVEEILKCYDLETTLEDTKIWYNGYLFGTKRVYNPWSILNHCDTKKLECYWINTSANTLIMEMLRDADNSIVDIFHGLLKGDRVKTILNDHMIFNQKYSNSAVLYLMFSGGYLTIDKLGEVRKEYYLRIPNYEVKEYFKDTFLDIVKGNEINSFSQLEDALVLGKVRGVMSIEESIQDMFTSSLSYHDGAKEEKFYHNLVLGMLIGLDRDFYVLSNREEGLGRYDLALEPKDKNGYGYMFEFKVAKSSSEEDMDLAGEAALDQIDKKIYETGMRDRGIKKIVKLGMVFSGKSLRFYER, translated from the coding sequence GTGAGTAAAAAGAAATTGCCAATAGGTGTAAGTGACTTTAAGGAAATAATAGAAGATAATTATTATTATGTAGATAAAACAAATTTTGTAGCAGAGATATTGGAAAAAAGAGCTAAAGCCACATTGATAACAAGACCTAGACGTTTTGGTAAAACACTTAGCATGACAACACTAAAGTACTTTTTGGATATAAGAAATGGTGAAGAAAATAGAAAACTTTTTCAGGGACTGAATATAGAGAGAACTGAATATATGGAAGAGCAAGGGAAGTACCCAGTTATATATTTAACTTTAAAAGATTGTGAGGGAAAAACCTATTCAGCATTTTTAGATAAATTTAAAAGTTTATTAAGTAAACTTTTTAGTGATCACGAATATTTAATGGAAAAATTAAATGCTAGAGAATTTAAAGAGTTTAATAAAATTTGGTTAGAAGAAAAGGATGGGAAATACGATGAAGCTTTAAATTTTTTAGCAAATATACTTTATAAATACACAGGCTTAAAACCAGTGATACTGATAGATGAATATGATGCACCAATGATAAAGGCCAATGAACATGGATACTATGACGAGATAAAAGATTTTATTGGTGGATTCTATGGGAGTGCACTAAAAGATGGAGTTGCTGCTTTTTCAGTGATAACAGGGATATTAAGAGTGGCAAAAGAATCGATATTTTCCACTTTAAATAATTTAAAAGTTAGTACAATATTAAGTGAAGATTTTCCGTACTTTGGAATGGAAGAGTGGGAAGTGGAAGAGATTTTAAAGTGCTATGATCTTGAGACAACTTTAGAGGATACAAAAATTTGGTATAACGGTTATCTTTTTGGAACTAAAAGAGTGTATAATCCATGGAGCATATTAAATCATTGTGATACTAAAAAGTTAGAGTGTTATTGGATAAATACAAGTGCGAACACATTGATAATGGAGATGTTAAGAGATGCAGATAATTCAATAGTTGATATATTTCATGGGCTGTTAAAAGGTGATAGAGTGAAAACAATATTAAATGACCATATGATATTTAATCAAAAGTATTCAAATAGTGCAGTATTGTATCTCATGTTTTCAGGAGGGTATTTAACAATAGATAAATTGGGGGAAGTCAGAAAAGAGTACTATTTGAGAATTCCAAATTATGAGGTTAAGGAATATTTTAAAGATACATTTTTAGATATAGTAAAAGGAAATGAAATCAATAGTTTTTCACAGTTGGAAGATGCCCTTGTGTTAGGAAAAGTGAGGGGAGTTATGTCAATAGAGGAAAGTATCCAAGATATGTTTACGTCGAGTTTAAGTTATCACGATGGAGCTAAAGAGGAGAAGTTTTATCATAATTTAGTTTTGGGAATGTTAATTGGGTTAGATAGAGATTTTTATGTGTTATCCAATAGAGAAGAGGGCCTTGGAAGGTACGATTTAGCGTTAGAGCCAAAGGATAAAAATGGATATGGATATATGTTTGAGTTTAAGGTGGCTAAAAGTTCTAGTGAAGAGGATATGGACTTAGCTGGAGAAGCGGCACTGGATCAAATAGATAAAAAGATATATGAGACAGGGATGAGAGACAGAGGGATAAAGAAAATAGTAAAACTTGGAATGGTTTTTAGTGGGAAAAGTTTAAGGTTTTATGAGAGATAA
- a CDS encoding MurR/RpiR family transcriptional regulator translates to MDLSKLENRYSLNESEILVLRFILEDLDRALKFGIKEIAKNNYCSTTVIVNLAKKMKYSGFTDMIYNLKFIYENKYSENNNENEIFKLNLNNKYHIYNENKDSFNKIKEMLELNKKNLILLYGVGFSEIIAKYFQLKLLNNGYLSIFSNQHQNYEATNLAPKVVILVSKSGETGSALTILKKARNSGAKIIVFTNELRNTMGELADITFRLSDTNKLDDRNIDGNEFFPNCLFCFEMIVEFLK, encoded by the coding sequence ATGGATTTAAGCAAATTAGAGAATAGGTATAGTTTAAATGAATCAGAGATATTAGTATTGAGATTTATTTTAGAAGATTTAGATAGAGCTTTAAAATTTGGAATAAAAGAGATAGCTAAGAATAATTACTGCTCAACAACAGTAATTGTCAATTTGGCTAAAAAAATGAAGTACAGTGGTTTCACAGATATGATCTATAATTTAAAATTCATATATGAAAATAAATACAGTGAAAATAATAATGAAAATGAAATTTTTAAATTAAACTTAAATAATAAATACCATATATATAATGAGAATAAGGATTCTTTTAATAAAATAAAAGAGATGTTAGAGTTAAATAAAAAAAATTTAATTTTACTCTATGGAGTTGGTTTTTCAGAAATAATTGCAAAATATTTTCAATTGAAATTATTAAACAATGGATATTTAAGTATATTTTCCAATCAACATCAAAACTATGAGGCAACAAATTTAGCTCCTAAAGTTGTAATTTTAGTTTCAAAATCTGGAGAAACAGGAAGTGCATTGACAATTTTAAAAAAAGCTAGAAATAGTGGTGCAAAAATTATTGTTTTTACAAATGAACTTAGAAACACAATGGGAGAGTTAGCAGATATAACATTTAGATTATCAGATACAAATAAACTAGATGATAGAAATATAGATGGGAATGAGTTTTTTCCAAACTGTTTATTTTGTTTTGAAATGATAGTTGAGTTTTTAAAATAA
- a CDS encoding alpha-glucoside-specific PTS transporter subunit IIBC, with protein MMKQIQRFGGAMYTPVLIFAFSGLVVGLTILLRNPIFVGELSNPDTTWFKVIKTIEEGGWTVFRQMPILFAIGLPISLAKTSNARACMESFVIYMSYNYFISSILNYWGPALNIDFSQPVGAGTGLTTIGGVKTLDTSIIGAIIVAGMVVYFHDKYFDKKLPDFLGIFQGSAFVVIVAFIPTLLLAVATAIVWPKVQSGIGSLQIFLASSGSLGVWIYTFLERLLIPTGLHHFIYTPFTYGPAVVDEGITKFWAENLTHFSQLTVPLKSVFPQGGFSLFGNSKIFGAIGIAIAFYFTSKSEKRKAVMGLLIPATLTAVLVGITEPLEFTFLFIAPVLFVVHSILAASMAAIMYSFGVVGSMGSGLINTATLNWIPLFKNHSMMIFTQIAIGVVFIVIYAFIFKMIIEKMNLKTPGREDEEEVKLYNKADFKMKNGENSKIKSQFDEIAYNILMGLGDVENIVDVTNCATRLRLTVKDPSLVQGTSYFRQIGTHGLVKNGCAIQVIVGLSVPQVRESFEKLLDNPEGLVAIQS; from the coding sequence ATGATGAAACAGATTCAAAGATTTGGTGGAGCTATGTATACACCTGTATTGATATTTGCTTTTTCTGGATTGGTAGTTGGATTGACAATATTGTTAAGAAACCCCATATTTGTAGGAGAGTTATCAAATCCTGATACAACTTGGTTTAAAGTGATTAAAACAATTGAAGAGGGTGGTTGGACTGTATTTAGACAGATGCCAATACTTTTTGCCATAGGATTACCAATAAGTTTAGCTAAAACTTCAAATGCTAGAGCTTGTATGGAATCTTTCGTTATATATATGTCTTATAATTATTTTATAAGTTCAATACTCAACTATTGGGGACCTGCATTAAATATTGATTTTTCTCAACCTGTGGGAGCAGGAACAGGATTGACAACAATTGGTGGAGTAAAAACTTTAGATACAAGTATAATAGGTGCTATTATTGTTGCTGGAATGGTAGTTTACTTTCATGATAAATATTTTGATAAAAAACTTCCAGATTTTTTAGGAATATTTCAAGGATCTGCCTTTGTTGTAATAGTAGCCTTTATTCCAACTTTATTGTTAGCAGTTGCAACAGCTATAGTTTGGCCTAAAGTTCAAAGTGGAATTGGATCACTACAAATATTTTTAGCATCATCAGGTTCTTTAGGTGTTTGGATATATACATTTTTAGAAAGATTGCTAATACCTACAGGGTTACACCATTTTATATATACACCTTTCACATATGGACCAGCAGTTGTGGACGAAGGAATCACAAAGTTTTGGGCTGAAAACTTAACTCATTTTTCTCAATTGACAGTTCCTTTAAAGTCTGTATTTCCTCAAGGTGGATTCTCACTATTTGGAAATAGTAAGATATTTGGAGCTATTGGAATAGCCATTGCATTTTATTTTACATCTAAATCTGAAAAGAGAAAAGCTGTTATGGGATTATTGATTCCTGCTACTTTGACTGCAGTACTTGTGGGAATAACAGAACCTCTAGAGTTTACATTTTTATTTATAGCTCCAGTTTTATTTGTTGTTCATTCGATTTTAGCGGCAAGTATGGCAGCAATAATGTATTCTTTTGGAGTTGTAGGAAGTATGGGAAGTGGTCTTATAAACACTGCAACTTTAAATTGGATTCCACTTTTTAAAAATCATTCAATGATGATATTTACTCAAATTGCAATAGGAGTTGTGTTTATTGTAATATACGCTTTTATTTTTAAAATGATTATAGAAAAAATGAATTTAAAAACTCCAGGAAGAGAGGATGAAGAGGAAGTTAAACTATATAATAAAGCAGATTTTAAAATGAAAAATGGAGAAAATTCAAAGATAAAATCTCAATTTGATGAGATAGCTTATAATATTTTAATGGGATTGGGAGATGTTGAAAATATAGTGGATGTGACTAACTGTGCAACAAGACTTAGATTAACGGTAAAAGATCCTAGTTTAGTTCAAGGGACTAGTTACTTTAGACAGATTGGGACACATGGACTTGTAAAAAATGGGTGTGCAATACAAGTTATCGTAGGTCTATCTGTTCCACAAGTTAGAGAGAGTTTTGAGAAACTATTGGATAATCCTGAGGGATTAGTTGCAATTCAATCTTAA
- a CDS encoding 6-phospho-alpha-glucosidase → MKKFSILIAGGGSTFTPGIILMLLDNLDKFPIRKINFYDNDEKRQKTIAEACKIILKERAPEIEFNYSIEPSEVFSDIDFVMAHIRVGKYPMRELDEKIPLKHGVVGQETCGPGGIAYGMRSIGGVIEIIDYMETYSPNAWMLNYSNPAAIVAEATRVLRPKSKVLNICDMPIGTETRMANILGLSSRKEMVVKYYGLNHFGWWTDIRDKDGNDLMPKLKEHISKNGYLPKETDDRQHMDPSWVETHLKARDVYLTDPDTLPNTYLKYYLFPDYVVEHSDPNYTRANEVMDGREKHVFGECKKIFEMGTAKDTTLHTDVHASYIVDLARAIAFNTKERMLLILENNGAIVNFDPTAMIEIPCLVGSNGPEPLVVGKIPQFQKGLMEQQVSVEKLTVEAWTEGSYQKLWQAITMSKTVPSASVAKVILDDLIVANKGYWPELK, encoded by the coding sequence ATGAAAAAGTTTTCAATTTTAATAGCAGGAGGGGGAAGTACATTTACTCCAGGAATAATTTTAATGTTATTGGACAACTTAGATAAATTTCCAATAAGAAAAATAAATTTTTATGACAATGATGAAAAAAGACAAAAAACTATAGCTGAGGCTTGTAAAATTATTTTAAAAGAGAGAGCACCTGAAATAGAGTTTAACTATTCAATAGAACCTTCAGAGGTTTTTTCAGATATTGATTTTGTAATGGCTCATATTAGAGTTGGAAAATATCCAATGAGGGAATTAGACGAAAAAATACCTTTAAAACATGGAGTTGTTGGACAAGAAACTTGTGGTCCAGGGGGAATAGCTTATGGAATGAGATCAATAGGTGGAGTGATTGAAATTATTGATTATATGGAAACATACTCTCCAAATGCATGGATGTTAAACTATTCTAATCCAGCGGCAATAGTTGCAGAAGCTACAAGGGTATTGAGACCAAAATCAAAAGTTTTAAATATTTGTGATATGCCAATAGGAACTGAAACAAGAATGGCAAATATACTGGGACTAAGCTCAAGAAAAGAGATGGTGGTTAAATACTATGGACTAAATCACTTTGGATGGTGGACTGATATAAGGGATAAAGATGGAAATGATCTAATGCCAAAATTAAAAGAACACATAAGTAAAAATGGATATTTACCAAAAGAAACAGATGATAGACAGCATATGGATCCAAGTTGGGTTGAAACTCATTTAAAAGCTAGAGATGTTTATTTAACTGATCCAGATACATTGCCAAATACATATTTGAAATATTATTTATTCCCTGATTATGTTGTGGAGCATTCAGATCCAAATTATACTAGAGCTAATGAAGTTATGGATGGAAGGGAAAAGCATGTCTTTGGAGAGTGTAAAAAAATATTTGAAATGGGAACTGCTAAAGATACAACTCTTCATACAGATGTTCATGCATCTTATATAGTTGATTTAGCAAGAGCGATAGCTTTCAATACAAAAGAAAGAATGCTTTTGATATTAGAAAATAATGGAGCTATTGTTAATTTTGATCCAACAGCCATGATAGAGATTCCTTGTTTAGTTGGAAGTAATGGTCCAGAACCATTAGTTGTTGGAAAAATTCCACAATTTCAAAAGGGACTTATGGAACAGCAAGTTTCTGTGGAGAAGTTAACAGTGGAAGCTTGGACAGAGGGATCGTATCAGAAGTTATGGCAAGCGATAACAATGTCGAAAACTGTACCAAGTGCAAGTGTGGCAAAAGTTATATTGGATGATTTAATAGTAGCAAATAAAGGATATTGGCCAGAATTAAAATAA
- a CDS encoding Fic family protein yields the protein MTLKNIPYEILKEYSIPVEKRIENWEVGIGLNEVDGLKPSKYLIQLTKDSIEGRKNFDEIEKELKTYYEKQDKETINYSEMECDLVSTRIAKLLEERSFVFSPIQLKSIHRNLFSGLLLDERDNKIGEYRKYNISKKEPILNGESVIYGEYTTIEEFLKYDFENENGKNYSEMDIEKQIKNLVKFTSAIWQIHPFIEGNTRTVAVFIQKYLLSMGYDVNNDLFKDNSIYFRNALVASNYSNIPKRVSPNFFYLEQFFLKLLYEKNINLKEIIIFKI from the coding sequence ATGACTCTAAAAAATATACCATATGAAATTTTGAAAGAGTATAGTATCCCAGTTGAAAAGCGAATAGAGAACTGGGAAGTTGGAATTGGATTAAATGAAGTTGATGGATTAAAGCCTTCAAAATATTTAATTCAATTGACAAAGGATTCTATAGAGGGAAGAAAAAATTTTGACGAAATAGAAAAAGAATTAAAAACTTATTATGAAAAACAGGATAAAGAAACTATTAACTATTCTGAGATGGAATGTGATTTAGTTTCAACTAGAATAGCTAAGTTATTAGAGGAAAGAAGTTTTGTTTTTAGTCCTATACAGTTAAAAAGTATCCATAGAAATCTTTTTTCAGGATTACTATTAGATGAAAGAGATAATAAAATTGGAGAATATAGAAAATATAATATATCTAAAAAAGAACCAATTTTAAATGGAGAGAGTGTTATATATGGAGAGTATACGACTATAGAGGAATTTTTAAAATATGATTTTGAAAATGAAAATGGAAAAAACTATTCTGAGATGGATATAGAGAAACAGATTAAAAATTTAGTTAAATTTACATCGGCAATATGGCAGATACACCCATTTATTGAGGGGAATACAAGAACGGTTGCTGTGTTTATTCAAAAATATCTTTTAAGTATGGGATACGATGTAAACAATGATCTTTTTAAAGATAATTCAATATATTTTAGAAATGCACTTGTGGCATCAAATTATAGTAATATTCCAAAGAGAGTGTCTCCAAACTTTTTCTATTTAGAACAATTTTTTTTAAAGCTTTTATACGAAAAAAATATAAACTTGAAAGAGATTATAATTTTTAAAATTTAA
- a CDS encoding flavocytochrome c has product MFKKILLMLSLVSSMAMASKEEFIGSGKGYNGDIKVKVSVEDKKISDIEVIKHEESGFTRRAMKKISDEILSSQSLDVDNIAGATYTSEGLKEAVGKAIASSGVVLNKGVKKVAQTEELKDMETDIVVVGGGGAGLSAAIAAKENGARVILLEKMPMVGGNTNYATGGINAADTSVQKKLGIEDSAELYYNDTMKGGKNLNNPTLLKKLTEESKHAIDWLISKGTDLTEVSFSGGQSVKRIHRPTGGKAVGPVIVDALNTTLENMGVETRTNNKVVKILTENNKVTGVLVENNGKEYKINAKAVVMATGGFGANAEMVAENNPNLKGFGTTNNPAITGEGIKLVQEAGGDVVDMKEIQTHPTVVHKTPNMITESVRGEGAILVNRDGKRFINELETRDVVSKAELAQKGKSAFLIFDQQTRDNLSAINGYVNKGLTKEANSLSELSKMIGVNSKELEKTVARYNKFVKDGKDTDFNKKGLPREILKAPFYAIEVSPAIHHTMGGIRINENAEVLDKNGNRVPGLYAAGEITGGVHGGNRIGGNAVTDIIVFGKIAGENAAKDIKK; this is encoded by the coding sequence ATGTTTAAAAAGATTTTACTTATGTTGTCTTTAGTGTCAAGTATGGCTATGGCATCTAAAGAGGAGTTTATAGGAAGTGGAAAAGGTTATAACGGAGATATTAAAGTTAAAGTATCTGTAGAAGATAAAAAAATATCTGATATTGAAGTTATAAAACATGAAGAGTCAGGTTTTACAAGAAGAGCTATGAAAAAAATTAGTGATGAGATTTTAAGTTCACAGTCACTAGATGTTGACAATATAGCTGGTGCTACTTACACAAGTGAGGGACTTAAAGAAGCTGTAGGAAAAGCAATTGCTTCATCAGGAGTTGTTTTAAATAAGGGTGTAAAAAAAGTTGCTCAAACTGAAGAGTTAAAAGATATGGAAACTGACATTGTTGTTGTTGGTGGAGGAGGAGCTGGACTTTCAGCTGCAATTGCTGCAAAAGAAAATGGAGCTAGAGTAATTTTATTAGAGAAAATGCCTATGGTTGGAGGAAACACTAACTATGCTACAGGTGGAATAAATGCAGCAGATACAAGTGTTCAAAAAAAATTAGGAATAGAAGATTCAGCTGAGTTATACTATAACGATACAATGAAAGGTGGAAAAAATTTAAATAATCCAACACTTTTAAAGAAATTAACAGAGGAATCTAAACATGCAATTGATTGGTTAATTTCTAAGGGAACTGATTTAACAGAGGTGTCTTTTTCTGGAGGACAGAGCGTTAAAAGAATTCATAGACCTACAGGTGGAAAAGCAGTGGGACCTGTTATAGTAGATGCTTTAAATACTACTCTTGAAAATATGGGAGTGGAAACTAGAACAAATAATAAAGTAGTTAAAATTTTAACTGAAAACAACAAGGTTACTGGAGTATTAGTTGAAAACAATGGAAAAGAGTATAAGATTAATGCAAAAGCTGTAGTTATGGCAACTGGAGGATTTGGAGCAAACGCTGAGATGGTAGCTGAAAACAATCCAAATTTAAAAGGGTTCGGAACTACAAATAACCCAGCTATTACTGGAGAGGGAATTAAACTTGTTCAAGAAGCTGGTGGAGATGTTGTGGATATGAAAGAGATTCAAACTCACCCAACTGTTGTACATAAGACTCCAAACATGATAACTGAAAGTGTAAGAGGAGAGGGAGCAATCCTTGTAAATAGAGATGGAAAAAGATTTATAAATGAGTTAGAAACAAGAGATGTAGTTTCTAAAGCAGAGTTAGCTCAAAAGGGTAAATCTGCGTTTCTTATTTTTGATCAACAAACAAGAGATAACTTATCAGCTATAAATGGATATGTAAACAAAGGATTAACAAAAGAAGCAAATAGCCTTTCAGAATTATCAAAAATGATTGGTGTAAATTCTAAAGAGTTAGAGAAAACAGTAGCTAGATATAATAAGTTTGTTAAAGATGGGAAAGATACAGACTTTAATAAAAAAGGTTTACCAAGAGAGATTTTAAAAGCTCCGTTCTATGCAATTGAAGTTTCACCAGCAATTCACCACACAATGGGTGGAATCAGAATAAATGAAAATGCTGAGGTATTAGATAAGAATGGTAACAGAGTACCAGGACTTTATGCTGCAGGAGAAATAACAGGTGGAGTACACGGTGGAAACAGAATCGGTGGAAACGCAGTTACAGATATAATTGTATTTGGTAAAATTGCTGGAGAAAATGCAGCAAAAGATATAAAAAAATAA
- a CDS encoding MurR/RpiR family transcriptional regulator, producing the protein MNLLDCLKENYNDFTDREKLLSNFFLSNKENVIGMSAKEIGESTNTSAATVVRFSKKLGFSSLNEMKLSLTLSSKAEDKSYSFKYLNNDLKTQDIIYGVKDSIDNVMNKTVELIDEKDLETAINLLINAKNIYIYCVGVSSLVGLDFYYKLNRINKRCTLHSDAHLQITSSVLMEKGDVAIAISYSGNTLEVLTCVENAKKKDIPVISITKASLNNELEQLSDVTLKVPFVEKLLREGAMSSRISQLAVIDMLFIGIARQNLQEIEENLILTRKAVEDFKKKL; encoded by the coding sequence ATGAATTTATTAGATTGTCTTAAAGAAAACTACAACGATTTTACTGATCGAGAAAAACTTTTATCTAATTTTTTTCTTTCAAATAAAGAGAATGTCATAGGAATGTCTGCAAAAGAAATTGGTGAGTCTACCAATACCTCTGCGGCTACTGTTGTAAGATTTTCTAAAAAACTTGGTTTTTCAAGTTTAAACGAAATGAAACTGAGTTTAACTTTAAGTTCTAAAGCTGAAGATAAAAGTTATAGTTTCAAGTATTTAAACAATGATTTAAAAACTCAAGATATAATTTACGGAGTTAAAGATTCTATAGATAATGTTATGAATAAAACTGTAGAACTTATAGATGAAAAAGATTTAGAAACAGCTATCAATCTACTAATAAATGCTAAAAACATATATATATATTGTGTTGGTGTTTCGAGTTTAGTGGGATTGGATTTTTATTACAAATTAAATAGAATTAACAAAAGATGTACTCTGCACTCTGATGCCCATCTTCAAATAACATCTTCTGTTTTAATGGAAAAAGGAGATGTGGCCATTGCAATCTCTTACTCTGGAAATACTTTAGAAGTTTTAACTTGTGTGGAAAACGCTAAGAAAAAAGATATTCCTGTTATTTCAATAACAAAGGCCTCTTTAAATAATGAGTTAGAACAACTTTCAGATGTAACTTTAAAGGTTCCTTTTGTGGAAAAACTTTTAAGAGAAGGAGCTATGAGTTCTAGAATTTCACAACTTGCTGTAATAGATATGCTTTTCATTGGAATAGCTAGACAAAATCTTCAAGAGATTGAGGAAAATCTAATTTTAACTAGAAAAGCTGTAGAAGACTTTAAAAAAAAGCTGTAG
- a CDS encoding PTS transporter subunit EIIC: MSNKEIAQGLINLVGGKENILTAQSCMTRCRLELKDHSKVNMTALEKSEGVLGVVEAEGQLQVIYGPGKVSKITGEVKNIIGNSVALGEDAVKATKEKLKAKNDTKMKNILKKLGSTFIPLIPLFVSCGLLLAINNIAGVYFGDAYKLTTIGKILNLLGSGVFTVLSVLVGVNAAKEFGSQMPMMGGVLGGILTSPALAGITLFGTTLTPGRGGIISVILVVVLACFIEKSLKKVVPDVLDLFVTPLVTLSVSVMVALVILQPIGGFISDSIGKIVAQTLASESTLVSVFSGTISGALFLPLVMTGMHQALIPIHADLISNFGFSVLLPVLATSGMAQVGATVAVYRKTKNARLKKTAKNGLLPGILGIGEPLIYGVTLPLGKPFTAACLGAGAGGAVMALFKVGAVAIGVSGLPLALLVADGKMFVFLIGVVVSYFAGYIFTEIMGFEDPVE; encoded by the coding sequence ATGTCAAATAAAGAAATTGCTCAAGGTTTAATTAATTTAGTAGGTGGAAAAGAAAATATATTAACTGCACAAAGTTGCATGACTCGTTGTAGACTAGAGCTAAAAGATCATTCAAAGGTAAATATGACTGCTCTAGAAAAATCTGAAGGAGTTTTAGGTGTTGTAGAAGCTGAAGGTCAACTTCAAGTTATATATGGGCCTGGAAAAGTTAGTAAAATAACTGGAGAAGTTAAAAATATAATTGGTAATTCTGTAGCTCTTGGTGAAGATGCAGTTAAGGCAACAAAAGAAAAATTAAAAGCTAAGAATGATACAAAAATGAAAAATATTCTAAAAAAACTAGGTTCTACATTTATACCCTTAATACCACTATTTGTATCTTGTGGACTTTTACTTGCCATAAACAACATAGCTGGTGTATACTTTGGTGATGCTTATAAGCTGACAACTATTGGAAAAATATTAAACTTACTTGGAAGTGGAGTTTTCACCGTTCTTTCTGTTTTAGTTGGTGTTAATGCTGCTAAAGAGTTTGGTTCACAAATGCCTATGATGGGTGGAGTTTTAGGAGGAATTTTAACATCTCCTGCTCTTGCTGGTATAACTCTTTTTGGAACAACACTTACTCCTGGTAGAGGTGGGATTATCTCTGTTATCTTAGTTGTAGTTCTAGCTTGCTTTATAGAAAAGTCTCTAAAAAAAGTGGTACCTGATGTTTTAGATTTATTTGTAACACCTCTTGTGACTTTATCTGTTTCTGTTATGGTAGCGTTAGTTATTTTACAACCTATTGGTGGATTTATTTCAGATTCAATTGGAAAAATTGTAGCTCAAACTTTAGCTTCTGAAAGCACTCTTGTTTCAGTTTTCTCTGGAACTATTTCTGGAGCTCTTTTCCTACCTTTAGTTATGACAGGAATGCACCAAGCTCTTATTCCAATCCATGCTGATTTAATTAGTAATTTTGGTTTCTCAGTTTTACTACCAGTTCTTGCTACAAGTGGAATGGCTCAAGTTGGAGCAACTGTTGCTGTATATAGAAAAACTAAAAATGCAAGACTTAAGAAAACTGCTAAAAATGGTTTACTACCAGGAATTTTAGGAATTGGAGAGCCGCTTATTTATGGTGTGACTTTACCACTTGGAAAACCTTTTACTGCTGCATGTTTAGGTGCTGGAGCTGGGGGAGCAGTTATGGCTCTATTTAAAGTTGGTGCAGTTGCAATTGGAGTTTCAGGTTTACCTCTTGCTCTTTTAGTTGCCGATGGAAAGATGTTTGTGTTTTTAATTGGAGTGGTTGTGTCTTATTTTGCTGGATATATTTTCACAGAGATCATGGGGTTTGAAGATCCTGTAGAATAG